From the genome of Solidesulfovibrio carbinolicus, one region includes:
- the cpaB gene encoding Flp pilus assembly protein CpaB, producing the protein MKTKAVPHIILAVILALTAGVLTIRWLGSVRAPTVEQAKPAAPKVEVVVAARAIPKGGRLDASMVKSKGFEAEAAPQGALRDVQEAYGRISARDISPDDPITPDKLMPKGATSGGLDASVAPGKRAFTIKGSKIMGSGGLVTPGCRVDVLVTYPVPNGKNDEKINKIILENVPILTTGTERETKIGKDGREELANTDFYTLMVAPEEAERLALASDTGSLHLALRTPGDADIVTTSGADVAKSLEAFAAAPAGPPLADAGALPEEDAGYSVETIRGTERERVRLDPLTGIQTEDKGHAKP; encoded by the coding sequence ATGAAAACCAAGGCCGTACCCCACATCATTTTGGCCGTCATCCTGGCGTTGACGGCCGGCGTTCTGACCATCCGCTGGCTGGGGTCCGTGCGCGCGCCCACAGTTGAGCAGGCCAAGCCGGCCGCGCCCAAGGTCGAGGTGGTGGTGGCCGCCCGGGCCATCCCCAAGGGCGGGCGCCTCGACGCCTCCATGGTCAAGTCCAAGGGTTTCGAGGCCGAGGCCGCGCCCCAGGGGGCGCTTCGCGACGTTCAGGAGGCCTACGGCCGCATCAGCGCCCGCGACATCTCCCCCGACGATCCCATCACCCCGGACAAGCTCATGCCCAAGGGCGCGACCAGCGGCGGCCTGGACGCCTCGGTAGCCCCGGGCAAGCGGGCCTTTACCATCAAGGGCAGCAAGATCATGGGCTCCGGCGGCCTTGTCACCCCGGGCTGCCGGGTGGACGTGCTGGTGACCTATCCCGTGCCCAACGGCAAAAACGACGAAAAGATCAACAAGATCATTCTGGAAAACGTCCCCATCCTCACCACCGGCACCGAGCGCGAGACCAAGATCGGCAAGGACGGCCGGGAGGAACTGGCCAACACCGACTTCTACACGCTCATGGTCGCGCCCGAGGAAGCCGAACGTCTGGCCCTGGCCAGCGATACGGGCAGCCTGCATCTGGCCCTTCGCACCCCTGGCGACGCCGACATCGTGACCACTTCCGGGGCCGATGTGGCCAAAAGCCTCGAAGCTTTCGCCGCCGCGCCGGCCGGGCCGCCCCTGGCCGACGCCGGAGCCCTGCCCGAGGAAGACGCCGGCTACAGCGTGGAAACCATCCGAGGCACTGAGCGCGAACGTGTGCGCCTCGACCCCCTCACCGGGATACAAACGGAGGACAAGGGCCATGCCAAGCCGTAA
- a CDS encoding type II and III secretion system protein family protein, translating into MPSRNCLPRLWARALAIALSLVLAAPAQIVWGGVAPVAVRAAPRLALTIGKSVILQSDADITRVSVAQPDVADFVLLSPRQIYVTGRAPGITNLTLWDKGDKIRAVYDLDVAPDASRLKKMLHDVMPGETGIEVLASQDSIALSGTVRDAESLKKALSLAEVYAPKKVLNLLSVSGVQQVMLEVRVAEMSKSVVNRMGINLNAVGDGNFGYTLLGGLSALADTVFNIDNVQNSYKYSTIKFTGSDNSSSSESATIQTRFREFNQPEQSKTVALGQGTAAMRFSTNWGGTGNTTMTAVLDLLKQNGLVRILAEPNLVCLNGQSAKFLAGGEIPVPVPSGLGTTSIEWKEFGVGLKFTPTVAGEVISLQVNPEVSDLDYTRAIKLNSFEIPAVLTRRASTSVELRNGQTFAIAGLLKEEGRESVDKYPWIGDIPVLGNLFKSSSYQKDQSELVILITAHLVKPLNKKDMILPTDGVHEPDDLEFFLGIKRPQAAAGAPGGAITRTGAEIDGDFGHAVPLAAARPTDPKGY; encoded by the coding sequence ATGCCAAGCCGTAACTGCCTGCCGCGCCTGTGGGCGCGCGCCCTGGCCATCGCGCTTTCCCTGGTTTTGGCCGCGCCGGCCCAGATTGTTTGGGGCGGGGTCGCGCCGGTGGCCGTGCGCGCCGCGCCGCGTCTGGCGCTGACCATCGGCAAGTCCGTGATCTTGCAAAGCGACGCCGACATCACTCGGGTCTCGGTGGCCCAGCCCGACGTGGCCGACTTCGTGCTGCTCTCGCCGCGCCAGATCTATGTCACCGGCCGCGCGCCCGGCATCACCAACCTGACGCTGTGGGACAAGGGCGACAAGATCCGCGCCGTCTACGACCTCGACGTGGCCCCGGACGCCTCGCGCCTCAAGAAAATGCTCCACGACGTGATGCCCGGCGAGACCGGCATCGAAGTCCTGGCCAGCCAGGATTCCATTGCCCTGTCCGGCACGGTGCGCGACGCCGAGAGCCTCAAAAAGGCCCTGTCCCTGGCCGAGGTCTACGCCCCCAAAAAGGTCCTCAACCTGCTGTCGGTCAGCGGCGTGCAGCAGGTCATGCTCGAAGTGCGGGTGGCCGAGATGTCCAAGTCCGTGGTCAACCGCATGGGCATCAACTTAAACGCCGTGGGCGACGGCAATTTCGGCTATACGCTCCTTGGCGGGCTTTCCGCCCTGGCCGATACGGTCTTTAATATCGACAACGTCCAAAATTCCTACAAGTACAGCACCATCAAGTTCACCGGCAGCGACAATTCCAGCAGTTCGGAAAGCGCCACCATCCAGACGCGGTTCCGGGAGTTCAACCAGCCCGAGCAAAGCAAGACCGTGGCCCTGGGCCAAGGCACCGCCGCCATGCGCTTTAGCACCAACTGGGGCGGAACCGGCAACACCACCATGACCGCCGTTTTGGACTTGCTCAAGCAAAACGGGCTGGTGCGGATACTCGCCGAACCCAACCTCGTGTGCTTAAACGGCCAGTCGGCCAAGTTCCTGGCCGGCGGCGAGATCCCCGTGCCCGTGCCCTCGGGGCTTGGCACCACCAGCATCGAATGGAAGGAATTCGGCGTGGGCCTCAAGTTCACGCCCACCGTGGCCGGCGAGGTCATTAGCCTCCAAGTCAATCCCGAGGTGTCCGACCTCGACTATACCCGGGCCATCAAGCTCAACAGCTTCGAGATTCCGGCCGTGCTGACCCGGCGCGCTTCCACCTCGGTGGAGCTCAGAAACGGCCAGACCTTCGCCATCGCCGGCCTGCTCAAGGAAGAAGGCCGCGAATCCGTGGACAAGTACCCCTGGATCGGCGACATCCCGGTGCTCGGCAATCTGTTTAAGAGTTCAAGCTACCAGAAGGACCAGTCGGAACTGGTGATTCTGATTACCGCCCATCTGGTCAAGCCCCTCAACAAGAAAGACATGATCCTGCCCACCGACGGGGTCCATGAGCCCGACGACCTGGAGTTTTTCCTCGGCATCAAGCGGCCCCAGGCCGCCGCCGGCGCGCCGGGCGGGGCCATCACCCGCACCGGGGCGGAAATTGACGGCGACTTCGGCCATGCCGTGCCCCTGGCCGCGGCCCGGCCGACCGATCCCAAGGGCTATTAG
- a CDS encoding AAA family ATPase: MRDKLTVILDMPPSAARGAFEECLSEDGDFEVLGAGEEYADLLVRELAEGGEAELEAVAEMVARRGDREVFLTAQVYDAEVLMRLMRQGVREFFPQPVDHEEVRMALWRFKERRESVRGPRRSKQGRIVNIFGAKGGVGTTSLAVNLAAACQTHRDGASVALMDMNLPFGEAQLFLDLAPKYHWGEVLGNISRLDATYLMSVMSRHPSGLYLLAPPSRLDDLQMATPENISKLLELMRQVFDTVVIDLGMYLDEITLKVMDISDAIVLVSVQNLPCLANVRRFLDNVRHAEAGLEDKLKIVVNRHLEESDLVVEDMEKALGLPVFWRVPNDYKTTLSAINQGKTLLETAPKAPVTRALCDLAAALSPASSAQETKKSLFGLKFLRGRS; this comes from the coding sequence ATGCGCGACAAGCTCACCGTGATTCTCGACATGCCCCCTTCGGCCGCCCGGGGGGCCTTCGAGGAATGCCTGTCCGAGGACGGCGATTTCGAGGTGCTCGGGGCCGGCGAGGAGTATGCCGACCTGCTCGTGCGCGAGCTGGCCGAAGGCGGCGAGGCCGAACTGGAGGCCGTGGCCGAGATGGTGGCCCGGCGCGGCGACCGGGAGGTGTTTCTCACCGCCCAGGTCTATGACGCCGAGGTGCTCATGCGGCTCATGCGCCAGGGCGTGCGCGAATTTTTTCCCCAGCCCGTGGATCATGAAGAGGTGCGCATGGCCCTTTGGCGCTTCAAGGAGCGCCGGGAGTCGGTGCGGGGGCCAAGGCGCAGCAAGCAGGGGCGCATCGTCAACATCTTCGGAGCCAAGGGCGGGGTGGGCACCACCTCGCTGGCCGTCAACCTGGCCGCCGCCTGCCAGACCCACAGGGACGGGGCCTCGGTGGCGCTCATGGACATGAACCTGCCCTTTGGCGAGGCCCAGCTGTTTCTCGACCTCGCCCCCAAATACCACTGGGGCGAGGTGCTCGGCAACATCAGCCGCCTGGACGCCACCTATCTCATGAGCGTCATGTCGCGCCATCCCTCCGGGCTGTACCTGCTGGCTCCGCCGAGCCGCCTGGACGACCTCCAGATGGCCACCCCGGAGAACATCTCCAAGCTCCTGGAACTCATGCGCCAGGTCTTCGACACCGTGGTCATCGACCTGGGCATGTATCTTGACGAGATCACCCTCAAGGTCATGGACATCTCCGACGCCATCGTCCTGGTCTCGGTGCAAAACCTGCCCTGCCTGGCCAACGTGCGCCGCTTCCTCGACAACGTGCGCCACGCCGAGGCCGGCCTTGAGGACAAACTCAAAATCGTGGTCAACCGCCATCTGGAGGAAAGCGACCTGGTGGTGGAGGACATGGAAAAGGCCCTGGGGCTGCCGGTCTTCTGGCGCGTGCCCAACGATTACAAGACCACCCTGTCGGCCATCAACCAGGGCAAGACCTTGCTTGAGACCGCGCCCAAGGCCCCGGTCACCCGGGCCCTTTGCGACCTGGCCGCCGCCCTGTCTCCGGCAAGTTCGGCCCAGGAAACCAAAAAATCCTTGTTCGGACTCAAGTTCTTGCGCGGACGGTCATGA
- a CDS encoding CpaF family protein produces MERGRPPLMRHQMPRTQAPAPERREALGPISQEYYEIKTRIHDRLIDLIDLTLLDTLEESALGGEISKIVERLLRDEFYQTPLNQSERDRLITEVKDEMLGLGPLEPFLKDQSVNDILVNSYRQIYVERGGKLVLTESRFKDNDHLKKIIDRIVSRVGRRVDESSPMVDARLPDGSRVNAIIPPLAIDGPALSIRKFAKEKLTIEDLIRFKAMTRDFADVLKGIVLARLNILISGGTGTGKTTMLNCLSGFIPHDERIVTVEDAAELQLKQDHVVRLESRPPNIEGRGEVTQRDLVRNCLRMRPDRIIVGEVRGAEALDMLQAMNTGHDGSLATLHANTPRDALMRLETLVAMAGLNISALSLKRYIASAVDVIVQISRFSDGSRKLVSFQELTGMEGDVITMQEIFAFEQRGVTADGKVKGVFMARGIRPKFASRFEAKGIRMPEGIFDPRNVVEV; encoded by the coding sequence ATGGAACGCGGCCGCCCGCCCCTGATGCGCCACCAGATGCCCCGCACCCAGGCCCCGGCCCCGGAGCGGCGGGAGGCCTTGGGCCCGATCTCGCAGGAATACTACGAGATCAAAACCCGCATCCACGACCGTTTGATCGATCTGATCGACCTCACCCTCCTTGATACCCTGGAGGAGTCGGCCCTGGGCGGCGAGATCAGCAAGATCGTCGAACGCTTGTTGCGTGACGAGTTCTATCAGACGCCGCTCAATCAGTCCGAGCGCGACCGCCTCATCACCGAGGTGAAAGACGAGATGCTCGGCCTTGGTCCCCTGGAGCCTTTTCTCAAGGACCAAAGCGTCAACGACATCCTGGTCAACTCCTATCGCCAGATCTACGTGGAGCGGGGCGGCAAGCTGGTCCTGACCGAATCGCGCTTCAAGGACAACGACCACTTAAAAAAGATCATCGACCGCATCGTCTCCCGGGTCGGCCGCCGAGTGGACGAATCCTCGCCCATGGTGGACGCCAGGCTTCCCGACGGTTCGCGCGTCAACGCCATCATTCCCCCCCTGGCCATCGACGGGCCGGCCCTGTCCATCCGCAAATTCGCCAAGGAAAAGCTGACCATCGAGGATCTCATCCGCTTCAAGGCCATGACCCGGGACTTTGCCGACGTGCTCAAGGGCATTGTCCTGGCCCGGCTCAACATCCTCATTTCCGGCGGCACCGGCACCGGAAAGACCACCATGCTCAACTGCCTGTCGGGCTTTATCCCCCACGACGAGCGCATCGTCACCGTGGAAGACGCCGCCGAGCTGCAGCTCAAGCAGGACCACGTGGTGCGCCTGGAATCGCGCCCGCCCAACATCGAAGGGCGCGGCGAAGTGACCCAGCGCGATCTGGTGCGCAACTGCCTGCGCATGCGCCCCGACCGCATCATCGTCGGCGAAGTGCGCGGGGCCGAGGCCCTGGACATGCTGCAAGCCATGAACACCGGCCACGACGGCTCCCTGGCCACCCTGCACGCCAACACCCCCCGCGACGCGCTCATGCGCCTGGAGACCCTGGTCGCCATGGCCGGACTCAACATCTCGGCCCTGTCGCTCAAGCGCTACATCGCCTCGGCCGTGGACGTCATCGTCCAGATTTCGCGCTTCTCCGACGGCAGCCGCAAGCTCGTGAGCTTCCAGGAACTCACCGGTATGGAAGGCGACGTCATCACCATGCAGGAGATTTTTGCCTTCGAGCAACGCGGGGTCACGGCCGACGGCAAGGTCAAGGGCGTGTTCATGGCCCGGGGCATCCGGCCCAAGTTCGCCAGCCGTTTCGAGGCCAAGGGGATTCGCATGCCCGAAGGGATTTTCGATCCACGAAACGTGGTGGAGGTCTAG
- a CDS encoding type II secretion system F family protein: MTPGLPNILSLALLLSLVYLAVAVVVLIGRLTDTAGKEIARRVEQVTRGEGLGLDTADLVKKHELSGLRWLDMLLSRQAWSRRMDKMLDQADIKAPLGIFVMLSLIFAVTGYLAASLYLSNPLLSLAVAGVCGWLPFKWVVMRKDKRMADFERQLPEALELVGRALRAGHTFTSGMGMVVSEFADPIRVEFQTTLEEINFGMGVTTALDNLMDRVDCPDLNFFVVSVKIQNESGGNLAEIIGNISGLIRERFKLKGRIQVLSAEGRMAAWVLCLLPFGVAAVIQFVNPGYLGLLFTDSLGRIMSYGVGGLIVMGILVIRKMVRIEV; this comes from the coding sequence ATGACTCCCGGGCTGCCAAACATCCTGTCCCTGGCCCTGCTGCTGTCCCTGGTCTATCTGGCCGTGGCCGTGGTGGTGCTCATCGGGCGGCTCACGGACACCGCAGGCAAGGAGATCGCCCGGCGTGTGGAGCAGGTGACCCGGGGCGAAGGCCTGGGGCTGGATACGGCCGACCTCGTCAAGAAGCATGAATTAAGCGGCCTTCGCTGGCTCGACATGCTGCTGTCGCGCCAGGCCTGGAGCCGACGCATGGACAAGATGCTCGACCAGGCCGACATCAAGGCCCCGCTTGGCATCTTCGTCATGCTTTCCCTTATTTTCGCCGTCACCGGCTACCTGGCCGCCTCGCTGTACCTGAGCAATCCGCTACTGAGCCTGGCCGTGGCCGGGGTATGCGGTTGGCTGCCGTTTAAGTGGGTGGTCATGCGCAAGGACAAGCGCATGGCCGATTTCGAGCGCCAATTGCCCGAGGCCCTGGAACTCGTGGGCCGGGCCCTGCGGGCCGGCCACACCTTCACCAGCGGCATGGGCATGGTGGTGAGCGAGTTCGCCGATCCCATCCGGGTCGAATTCCAGACCACCCTTGAGGAAATCAATTTCGGCATGGGCGTCACCACGGCCCTGGACAACCTCATGGACCGGGTGGATTGCCCGGACCTCAACTTCTTCGTGGTCTCGGTCAAGATCCAAAACGAATCCGGCGGCAACCTGGCCGAGATCATCGGCAACATTTCGGGGCTTATCCGCGAGCGGTTCAAGCTCAAGGGACGCATCCAGGTGCTTTCGGCCGAGGGGCGCATGGCCGCCTGGGTGCTGTGCCTTTTGCCCTTTGGCGTGGCCGCCGTCATCCAATTCGTCAACCCCGGCTATCTGGGGCTGCTTTTCACCGATTCCCTGGGCCGGATCATGAGCTACGGCGTTGGCGGGCTCATTGTCATGGGCATACTGGTCATCCGCAAGATGGTGCGGATCGAGGTCTAG
- a CDS encoding type II secretion system F family protein — MDSLVIAVLVSLSVGFLTYAVASLREEGQRRRRMAERAVALVTDSRLGDGGRPGVLGWLEGLFRRAATAFGELVKPREAQELTKARSALVQAGYRQPSALEIYWGIRAGAALVGLVLGALAAMSGKVPGQYKLFVVVGLTAAGFYLPGMILDSRVKARQKAIQKSLPDALDLLVVCVEAGMGLDAAIYRVCQEMSLKDPILSAELRLLTLELRAGKARREALKNLSARIGLEDVGSLVAMLIQTDMFGTSIAQTLRVYADSMRTKRFQLAEELAAKLPVKLLMPLIFFIFPTLLIVILGPAGIRIFQMFGGMNK; from the coding sequence ATGGACAGTCTCGTCATCGCCGTGCTCGTGTCCCTTAGCGTCGGATTTCTTACGTATGCCGTGGCTTCCCTGCGCGAGGAGGGGCAAAGGCGTCGGCGCATGGCCGAGCGCGCCGTGGCCTTGGTCACCGACAGCCGGCTCGGTGATGGCGGCCGGCCAGGCGTCCTTGGTTGGCTTGAAGGGCTTTTCCGGCGGGCCGCGACCGCATTTGGCGAACTGGTCAAGCCCCGCGAAGCCCAGGAGCTCACCAAGGCCAGAAGCGCCCTGGTCCAGGCCGGCTACCGCCAGCCCAGCGCCCTGGAAATCTATTGGGGCATCAGGGCCGGCGCGGCCCTGGTGGGACTGGTGCTGGGCGCGTTGGCCGCCATGTCCGGCAAGGTGCCGGGCCAGTACAAGCTGTTCGTCGTGGTGGGGCTGACGGCCGCCGGGTTTTATCTGCCCGGCATGATCCTCGATTCCCGGGTCAAGGCCCGTCAGAAAGCCATCCAGAAAAGCCTGCCCGACGCCCTGGACCTGCTGGTGGTCTGCGTGGAGGCCGGCATGGGCCTGGACGCGGCCATCTACCGGGTTTGCCAGGAAATGTCCCTCAAGGACCCGATCTTAAGCGCCGAACTGCGCCTGCTCACCCTGGAGCTGCGGGCCGGCAAGGCCCGGCGCGAGGCGCTCAAAAACCTCTCGGCCCGTATCGGCCTGGAAGACGTGGGCAGTCTCGTGGCCATGCTCATCCAGACCGACATGTTCGGCACTTCCATCGCCCAGACCTTGCGGGTCTATGCCGACTCCATGCGCACCAAGCGTTTCCAGCTGGCCGAGGAGTTGGCCGCCAAACTCCCGGTCAAGCTGCTCATGCCGCTTATTTTCTTCATCTTCCCGACACTGCTCATCGTCATCCTTGGCCCGGCCGGCATCCGCATCTTCCAGATGTTCGGCGGCATGAACAAATAA
- a CDS encoding TadE/TadG family type IV pilus assembly protein gives MNTLTPTTPTSPAKPGQAGSLTVEMALVLPILLTLLLGILELGNILRIQATLESAVGKIARYAATQETSQASAQNYMQSQGLVPQVQQPGSSDGPQLTLSPSTTAPCSETPCLPFEVSLEYTYYAMSPPMKPFFDNIKLSASAKKMSEDWGQ, from the coding sequence ATGAACACCCTGACGCCCACAACGCCCACCTCACCGGCCAAGCCAGGCCAGGCCGGCAGCCTGACCGTGGAGATGGCCCTGGTGCTGCCGATCCTGCTGACGCTGCTCCTGGGCATCCTCGAACTGGGCAACATCCTGCGCATCCAGGCGACCCTGGAAAGCGCCGTGGGCAAGATCGCCCGCTATGCCGCCACCCAGGAAACGAGTCAGGCCTCGGCCCAGAATTACATGCAAAGCCAGGGACTCGTGCCCCAGGTCCAGCAGCCCGGCTCAAGCGATGGACCGCAGTTGACCTTGTCGCCCTCGACGACCGCGCCGTGCAGCGAAACGCCCTGCCTGCCGTTCGAAGTGAGCCTGGAGTACACCTATTACGCCATGTCGCCCCCGATGAAGCCGTTTTTCGACAATATCAAGCTGTCCGCCTCGGCCAAGAAGATGTCCGAAGACTGGGGCCAGTAA
- a CDS encoding pilus assembly protein TadG-related protein: protein MASITSRFRPRSSQRCRPRTDHGDVRGASSLLVAAALVAVMAAAGVAVDLGRISVEQTRLQNAVDAAALAGSLQLPDDPDVSTGAVTAAATQNLLANDADATGILVESGGATRSVCVSAEAKVEMTLSQVIGIGDQTVTAEACAGYNDIELVMVLDATGSMKGTPIANVKEAATNLVNLIMPSSSSVSTRSKIGLVPFQGKVRIDGNDPVAAEANPDGVGTGCRNADGTLNNGKLRTEYSKTTTKTNIFYGYTLSGVSTTSDKTCSGMSPIRALSSDKSAILSNITALNAGQVTSGTIISEGIKWGRHVLTPTAPYVEGSTDKKVRKIMIVLTDGDTEDGRCGGSYASGSKTINTYWTNAYFGQGLKPDTSSSPYSTLSTAALTLAQIPDCKDGGLLNTYVVNEATLAKTDANYPIEIFSIRFGDSDSTDKNLMKQIASSKPGTEDHYFDAPDEAGIKEMFKKIGQQLGQRLMSRKEATTGTP, encoded by the coding sequence CTGGCCTCAATAACCTCACGCTTTCGGCCAAGGTCGTCACAGCGTTGCCGGCCGCGAACTGATCACGGCGACGTCCGGGGCGCCTCCAGCCTGCTCGTGGCGGCGGCGCTGGTCGCGGTCATGGCCGCGGCCGGCGTGGCCGTGGACCTCGGGCGGATTTCCGTGGAGCAAACCCGGCTGCAAAACGCCGTGGACGCCGCCGCCCTGGCCGGCAGCTTGCAACTGCCCGACGACCCGGACGTGTCCACCGGAGCGGTGACGGCCGCGGCCACGCAAAATCTGCTAGCCAATGACGCCGACGCCACCGGCATCCTGGTGGAGTCCGGCGGAGCCACCCGCAGCGTGTGCGTTTCGGCCGAAGCCAAGGTGGAAATGACCCTGTCCCAGGTCATCGGCATCGGCGACCAGACGGTCACGGCCGAAGCCTGCGCCGGCTACAACGACATTGAGCTGGTCATGGTCCTCGACGCCACCGGTTCCATGAAGGGCACGCCCATCGCCAACGTCAAGGAAGCGGCCACCAATCTGGTCAACCTCATCATGCCGTCCTCGTCTTCAGTTTCCACCCGCTCCAAGATCGGGCTGGTGCCGTTCCAGGGCAAGGTGCGCATTGACGGCAACGATCCGGTGGCGGCCGAAGCCAACCCCGACGGCGTGGGCACGGGCTGTCGCAACGCCGACGGCACGCTCAACAACGGCAAGCTGCGCACCGAGTATTCCAAGACCACGACCAAGACCAACATCTTCTACGGCTACACCTTAAGCGGCGTCAGCACGACCTCGGACAAGACCTGCTCCGGCATGTCGCCCATCCGGGCCCTGTCCTCGGACAAAAGCGCCATCCTCTCCAACATCACGGCCTTAAACGCCGGCCAGGTGACTTCGGGCACGATCATCAGCGAAGGCATCAAGTGGGGACGGCATGTGCTCACGCCGACCGCGCCCTACGTCGAGGGCAGCACCGACAAGAAGGTGCGCAAGATCATGATCGTGCTCACCGACGGCGACACCGAGGACGGGCGTTGCGGCGGCTCCTACGCCTCAGGGTCCAAGACCATCAACACCTACTGGACCAACGCCTACTTCGGCCAGGGCCTTAAGCCCGACACGTCGAGCTCACCCTACTCCACCCTGTCCACGGCCGCCCTGACCCTGGCCCAGATCCCGGACTGCAAGGACGGCGGACTGCTCAACACCTACGTCGTCAACGAGGCGACCCTGGCCAAGACCGACGCCAACTATCCTATCGAGATCTTCTCCATCCGGTTCGGCGACTCCGACTCCACGGACAAAAACCTCATGAAGCAGATCGCCTCGTCCAAGCCCGGCACCGAAGACCACTACTTCGACGCGCCCGACGAGGCCGGCATCAAGGAAATGTTCAAAAAGATCGGCCAGCAGCTCGGTCAGCGCCTGATGAGCCGCAAGGAAGCCACCACGGGCACGCCGTAA
- a CDS encoding TadE/TadG family type IV pilus assembly protein has product MKRLHNDQRGVAAVETALAMLVLVPLLLVLVEGARALLEYKQLQNAAMEGARMLNRQNGDTTGVESYVSSLFQGSGSSQTIDGAPPTVSISPRDANNNATVQVDHAFTPLLAQSGSQGGSDAFSLPGLNNLTLSAKVVTALPAAN; this is encoded by the coding sequence ATGAAGAGACTGCACAACGACCAACGAGGCGTCGCCGCCGTGGAGACGGCCCTGGCGATGCTCGTCCTTGTCCCCCTGCTCCTCGTGCTGGTGGAAGGAGCGCGGGCGCTGCTCGAATACAAGCAACTGCAAAACGCGGCCATGGAAGGGGCGCGGATGCTCAACCGGCAAAACGGCGACACGACCGGGGTGGAGAGCTACGTCAGCAGCCTGTTTCAAGGCAGCGGTTCGTCCCAGACCATCGACGGCGCGCCGCCGACCGTCTCCATCAGCCCCCGTGACGCCAACAACAACGCAACAGTGCAGGTGGACCATGCATTCACGCCACTTCTCGCCCAATCGGGCAGCCAAGGCGGCTCGGACGCTTTCAGCCTTCCTGGCCTCAATAACCTCACGCTTTCGGCCAAGGTCGTCACAGCGTTGCCGGCCGCGAACTGA
- a CDS encoding tetratricopeptide repeat protein, translated as MGWRAAAGGVLAAGLLVFGLAGCGGSGAKGRTSSKEPVASGSAASAIAAGDAALAHGDPGEAGRLYQAAQKAGADPAVVQVRLGDLALGSAAYAEAAQAYKRAYAANPKYAPALQGLGFAYYLGGNKAQAGPYLQKALALDPALSRAAALLGAIENREGRPEAALAVSDASLAAAFDPDVENNRGISLMLLGRGEEAAAAFRKASAAKKSPKFANNLGLALCKLGRYDEAYVAFVSVGTESAALNNLGVCYMEAGDRTKAQEYFEKAIAANPRFYPPAHDNLSRLSAVEEVTLPTVAAASPVAGPAAAPAATPAPAPAPVATPVPAVPAAAPPAAAAKSAAKAPAKPAAPVPAVSPATPAVPLPTASEAAAPGGAPAVAPVPATPAPVPAAPAPAAQATPTPASPAPAPAATAQPAAANPAKPAAAPLVQEPKPFSPASAAPAAAAPPAAPKPKPAPKPAPTPAAAEQSDRSEMP; from the coding sequence ATGGGCTGGAGGGCGGCGGCGGGCGGCGTGCTGGCGGCGGGACTGCTGGTTTTCGGGCTGGCCGGATGCGGCGGCTCGGGGGCCAAGGGGCGGACTTCGAGCAAGGAGCCGGTTGCCTCCGGCTCGGCAGCGTCGGCCATCGCCGCCGGCGACGCCGCCCTGGCCCATGGCGACCCGGGCGAGGCCGGGCGGCTCTACCAGGCCGCCCAAAAGGCCGGCGCCGACCCGGCCGTGGTCCAGGTCAGGCTGGGCGATCTGGCCCTGGGAAGCGCGGCCTACGCCGAGGCGGCCCAAGCTTATAAGCGGGCCTACGCCGCCAACCCCAAGTACGCCCCGGCCCTGCAAGGACTGGGTTTTGCCTATTATCTCGGCGGCAACAAGGCTCAGGCCGGGCCGTATCTGCAAAAGGCCCTGGCCCTGGACCCCGCCCTGTCCCGGGCGGCCGCCCTGCTGGGGGCCATCGAAAACCGCGAAGGCCGGCCCGAAGCCGCCCTGGCCGTGTCCGACGCCTCCCTGGCTGCGGCTTTTGACCCCGACGTGGAGAACAATCGCGGCATATCGCTTATGCTGCTTGGGCGCGGCGAAGAGGCGGCCGCCGCCTTCCGCAAGGCCAGCGCCGCCAAGAAATCCCCCAAGTTCGCCAATAATCTGGGATTGGCCCTGTGCAAGCTTGGGCGCTACGACGAGGCTTACGTGGCCTTCGTCTCGGTGGGCACGGAGTCGGCGGCCCTCAATAATCTGGGCGTGTGCTACATGGAGGCCGGTGATCGGACCAAGGCCCAAGAATATTTCGAGAAGGCCATTGCCGCCAATCCCCGGTTCTATCCTCCGGCCCATGACAATTTGAGCCGGCTGTCGGCCGTGGAAGAGGTGACCCTGCCGACGGTCGCGGCGGCCTCGCCGGTCGCTGGTCCGGCCGCGGCTCCTGCCGCGACGCCTGCTCCCGCGCCGGCTCCTGTCGCGACGCCGGTTCCGGCCGTGCCGGCAGCCGCTCCCCCGGCGGCGGCCGCCAAGAGCGCGGCCAAAGCTCCGGCCAAGCCCGCCGCGCCAGTCCCGGCCGTATCTCCCGCCACGCCGGCCGTGCCGTTGCCCACGGCTTCCGAGGCGGCGGCCCCGGGGGGCGCGCCAGCCGTTGCCCCGGTCCCGGCCACGCCTGCGCCGGTTCCGGCAGCGCCTGCTCCGGCCGCCCAGGCGACGCCCACCCCGGCTTCGCCCGCGCCGGCCCCGGCCGCCACGGCCCAGCCCGCCGCCGCCAACCCGGCCAAACCCGCCGCCGCGCCCCTGGTTCAGGAACCCAAACCTTTCAGCCCGGCCTCGGCCGCCCCGGCCGCCGCCGCGCCGCCGGCCGCGCCCAAACCCAAACCGGCCCCCAAACCGGCCCCAACACCGGCGGCCGCCGAGCAAAGCGACCGTTCGGAAATGCCCTGA